A window of Candidatus Methylomirabilota bacterium contains these coding sequences:
- a CDS encoding sodium:solute symporter family protein, protein MTITPLDWAIVAAYFLFCTAIGLFFTKRGGKSLDEYFLSGRQVPWWLAGTAMVATTFAADTPLVVAALVATKGVAGNWLWWNFVMSGMLTVFFFARLWRRAEVMTDAELAEVRYGGRPAAFLRGFRALYLAIPINLIILGWVTRAMIKILTISLGLRDVTIAGMTVSGEVVAVGICFAITAVYAVAAGMWAVLWTDLVQFVIKMSAVIVLAVYAVRAVGGIDVMKIKLVQHFGSEAAALSVLPVSATATGLHAYAWMPLLTLGVYLSVQWWAAWYPGAEPGGGGYIAQRIFSARTERDGVLATLFFQIAHYALRPWPWIVTGLATVILYPSLQDREAGYVQAFVDLLPTPWRGFMLAGFAAAYMSTVATHLNWGASYLVNDFYKRFVKRDASQAHYVAVSRAATVLLFLGSIAVTSQLSSVEKAWELLLALGAGTGLVLILRWYWWRINAWSEISATVASFVISLLGFAFIKPRFAANDPNATATVMLVTVACSTAVWLTVTLLTRPEPDSVLDAFYRRVRPGGPGWATVSARLGFGREPIPGGALAWTNWIAGIVAVYATLFGIGKVIFGFTGAGLGMLAVAAAAFYWISRSFKNPA, encoded by the coding sequence ATGACCATCACCCCGCTCGACTGGGCGATCGTCGCCGCGTACTTCCTCTTCTGCACCGCGATCGGGCTCTTCTTCACGAAGCGCGGCGGCAAGAGCCTCGACGAGTACTTTCTCTCCGGGCGCCAGGTGCCGTGGTGGCTCGCCGGCACGGCGATGGTCGCCACGACCTTTGCCGCCGACACGCCGCTCGTCGTCGCGGCGCTCGTCGCCACCAAGGGTGTCGCGGGAAACTGGCTCTGGTGGAACTTCGTGATGAGCGGGATGCTGACCGTCTTCTTCTTCGCCCGGCTCTGGCGCCGGGCCGAAGTCATGACGGACGCCGAGCTGGCCGAGGTGCGTTACGGCGGACGGCCCGCGGCTTTCCTTCGCGGCTTCCGCGCGCTCTACCTCGCCATCCCGATCAACCTCATCATCCTCGGCTGGGTCACGCGGGCGATGATCAAGATCCTGACGATCTCGCTCGGCCTGCGGGACGTGACGATCGCCGGGATGACGGTGAGCGGCGAGGTCGTCGCCGTGGGCATCTGCTTCGCGATCACCGCCGTCTACGCGGTGGCCGCGGGGATGTGGGCCGTGCTGTGGACCGACCTCGTCCAGTTCGTCATCAAGATGAGCGCCGTCATCGTCCTCGCGGTCTACGCGGTGCGCGCGGTCGGCGGCATCGACGTCATGAAGATCAAGCTGGTCCAGCACTTCGGGAGCGAGGCGGCGGCGCTGTCCGTCCTTCCGGTGAGCGCGACGGCCACCGGCCTTCACGCCTACGCCTGGATGCCGCTCCTCACCCTGGGCGTCTACCTGTCGGTCCAGTGGTGGGCGGCGTGGTACCCGGGCGCCGAGCCGGGAGGCGGCGGCTACATTGCCCAGCGCATCTTCAGCGCGCGGACGGAGAGGGACGGCGTGCTCGCCACGCTCTTCTTCCAGATCGCGCACTACGCGCTGCGGCCGTGGCCGTGGATCGTCACCGGCCTCGCCACCGTCATCCTCTACCCGAGTCTTCAAGATAGAGAAGCCGGTTACGTCCAGGCGTTCGTGGACCTCCTGCCGACGCCGTGGCGCGGCTTCATGCTCGCCGGCTTCGCCGCCGCGTACATGAGCACCGTCGCGACGCACCTCAACTGGGGCGCGTCGTACCTCGTCAACGACTTCTACAAGCGCTTCGTGAAGCGGGACGCGAGCCAGGCGCACTACGTCGCCGTCTCCCGCGCCGCGACGGTCCTCCTCTTCCTCGGGTCGATCGCCGTCACCTCCCAGCTCTCGAGCGTCGAGAAAGCGTGGGAGCTTCTTCTGGCGCTCGGCGCCGGTACGGGGCTCGTGCTGATCCTGCGCTGGTACTGGTGGCGCATCAACGCGTGGAGCGAGATCTCCGCCACGGTGGCGAGCTTCGTGATCAGCCTGCTCGGCTTCGCCTTCATCAAGCCGCGGTTCGCCGCGAACGATCCCAACGCGACCGCGACTGTGATGCTGGTGACAGTCGCCTGCAGCACAGCCGTGTGGCTGACGGTGACGCTCCTCACGCGCCCGGAGCCCGACTCGGTGCTCGACGCCTTCTACCGGCGCGTGCGTCCCGGCGGCCCCGGCTGGGCGACGGTGTCGGCGCGGCTCGGATTCGGACGCGAGCCTATTCCCGGCGGGGCGCTCGCGTGGACGAACTGGATCGCCGGCATCGTCGCCGTCTACGCGACCCTCTTCGGCATCGGAAAAGTTATTTTCGGTTTCACCGGCGCGGGGTTGGGGATGCTGGCCGTGGCGGCGGCCGCGTTCTACTGGATCTCGCGCTCGTTCAAGAATCCCGCTTGA
- a CDS encoding cupin domain-containing protein, whose product MPQVHQVLPRVARLMAALRATFFGPGREETSFLFLVNGKARQGMGLHHDGEVDSVWVQLEGRRTVTTGPQVPRGTSADLDESRMIGRGWTTRHLEPGSLFYMPPRTPHRVLCHGRSLALSLTWKTRKKALTGARAAAAITIWDVAAGRAEPIPRASRDRLWTQVPVFAGPVDRKRGDFPLWLPGGVVTLPAQAHALASRLSTMPSLRRSSLGRGAQPLLDAGILGPRDLPLRIIPKNPRALDGWRFA is encoded by the coding sequence ATGCCGCAGGTCCACCAGGTGCTGCCGCGCGTGGCGCGTCTCATGGCGGCGCTCCGTGCGACGTTCTTCGGCCCGGGCCGGGAGGAGACCTCCTTTCTCTTCCTCGTTAACGGCAAAGCCCGCCAGGGCATGGGGCTCCACCACGACGGCGAAGTGGACAGCGTCTGGGTGCAGCTCGAAGGACGGCGCACGGTGACGACGGGGCCGCAGGTTCCGCGGGGCACGAGCGCGGATCTCGACGAATCCAGGATGATCGGCCGCGGCTGGACCACTCGCCACCTCGAGCCCGGCTCGCTCTTCTACATGCCGCCGCGGACTCCACACCGCGTCCTCTGCCACGGACGCTCGCTCGCGCTGTCGCTCACCTGGAAGACGCGCAAGAAAGCGCTCACGGGCGCCCGCGCTGCGGCGGCCATCACGATATGGGACGTTGCGGCCGGTCGTGCCGAGCCCATCCCGCGCGCGAGCCGGGACAGGCTCTGGACACAGGTGCCAGTCTTCGCGGGTCCGGTTGACCGGAAGCGCGGCGACTTCCCTCTCTGGCTCCCCGGCGGCGTCGTCACGCTTCCCGCCCAAGCCCACGCCCTCGCGAGCCGACTCTCGACCATGCCGTCGCTCAGACGCTCGTCGCTCGGGCGAGGCGCTCAGCCGCTCCTCGACGCGGGCATCCTCGGCCCTCGCGACCTGCCGCTGCGCATCATCCCGAAGAACCCGCGAGCGCTCGACGGCTGGCGCTTCGCTTGA
- a CDS encoding CoA transferase, whose product MSPSPRALDGILVLDVGSFLAGPSAATVMSDFGAEVIKVETPDGGDPNRRLGELPGLPVSEHNYSWLLDSRNKKSLAVDLSKPEGREAFLRLAARADVLVTNFPPAVLARLRLTYEELKPLNPRLVYALVTGYGEVGEEANKPGFDINAWWARSGLMDLVHAPDGPPSHSMPGMGDHPTGMVLFGAVMLALYQREKTGRGAKVSTSLMASGAWANSTLIQASLCDAKFPERMPREGCRNPIINFYRCKDDRWFILTVLRAEKGWEPFTRAIERPELASDPRFATFESRQANAAELVAILDAVFASRDWAGWRERLKSYGVTFGPIARIEDVKDDQQMTAAEVIVPMAEGPFRTVSNPVFVAGQPKVPAGRAPELGEHTDEILRGLGYDAAGITELRRLRVIAP is encoded by the coding sequence ATGAGCCCTTCACCGCGCGCCCTCGACGGCATCCTCGTGCTGGACGTCGGCAGCTTTCTCGCCGGCCCGTCCGCCGCCACCGTCATGTCCGACTTCGGCGCCGAGGTGATCAAGGTCGAAACGCCCGACGGGGGCGACCCGAACCGGCGGCTCGGCGAGCTGCCGGGGCTGCCCGTGAGCGAGCACAACTACTCCTGGCTGCTCGACTCGCGCAACAAGAAGAGCCTCGCCGTGGACCTCAGCAAGCCCGAGGGGCGGGAGGCCTTCCTCAGGCTGGCGGCGCGCGCCGACGTCCTCGTCACCAACTTCCCTCCCGCCGTGCTCGCGCGACTCCGTCTCACCTATGAAGAGCTCAAGCCCCTCAACCCACGGCTCGTCTACGCGCTCGTCACGGGCTACGGGGAAGTCGGCGAAGAGGCCAACAAGCCCGGCTTCGACATCAACGCCTGGTGGGCGCGCTCCGGGCTGATGGACCTCGTGCACGCCCCGGACGGCCCGCCGTCCCACTCGATGCCGGGCATGGGCGACCACCCGACGGGCATGGTGCTCTTCGGCGCCGTCATGCTGGCGCTCTACCAGCGCGAGAAGACCGGCCGGGGCGCCAAGGTTTCCACCTCGCTCATGGCGAGCGGCGCCTGGGCCAACTCGACGCTCATCCAGGCCTCGCTCTGTGACGCCAAGTTCCCGGAGCGGATGCCGCGCGAGGGGTGCCGCAACCCGATCATCAACTTCTACCGCTGCAAGGACGACCGCTGGTTCATCCTGACAGTGCTGCGTGCCGAAAAAGGATGGGAGCCCTTCACCCGCGCCATCGAGAGGCCTGAGCTCGCCTCCGACCCGCGCTTCGCCACCTTCGAGTCACGCCAGGCCAATGCCGCGGAGCTCGTCGCCATCCTCGACGCCGTCTTCGCCTCGCGGGACTGGGCCGGGTGGCGCGAGCGCCTCAAGTCCTACGGCGTCACCTTCGGACCCATCGCGCGCATCGAAGACGTCAAGGACGATCAGCAGATGACCGCGGCCGAGGTCATCGTCCCCATGGCCGAGGGCCCCTTCCGCACGGTCAGCAACCCGGTCTTCGTGGCCGGGCAACCGAAGGTCCCGGCAGGCCGCGCGCCCGAGCTGGGCGAGCACACGGACGAGATCCTCCGCGGCCTCGGCTACGACGCCGCCGGCATCACCGAGCTGCGGCGCCTCCGCGTGATCGCGCCATGA